The proteins below are encoded in one region of Bifidobacterium dentium JCM 1195 = DSM 20436:
- a CDS encoding carbohydrate ABC transporter permease, with protein MSMTTVSQTSGPNARGDTHDPYALRKSSKTPWGHPIVYVLSLVLVLICVTPVVYIIIGGFRTNSQITRDPAGMPNPWNFENYKTVFASNTFWSELVNSLIVSLGTMVGVVALALMVSFVIARYRFRLNKALYSLFAAGMMFPITVAITPLYLLLRNLHLINSHLGIVLPQIAFGLPQAIIIMVPFLKSIPLELEEAAELDGCSRLGFFFRMVLPLSGPGVATVAILTFVSSWNAYMLPLFLLNDSSKYTLPLGVQMFSSQHSVDTAQVLAFTSLSMIPALICFTIFQKKIVGGLAGAVKG; from the coding sequence ATGAGCATGACTACCGTATCTCAAACGAGCGGCCCGAACGCTCGAGGCGATACGCACGACCCGTATGCGTTGAGGAAATCGTCAAAGACTCCCTGGGGCCATCCCATTGTGTACGTTCTATCCCTTGTATTGGTTCTGATTTGCGTGACGCCGGTAGTGTATATCATCATCGGCGGTTTCCGAACGAATTCGCAAATCACGCGCGACCCTGCAGGGATGCCGAACCCGTGGAATTTTGAAAACTATAAGACGGTGTTCGCTTCGAACACGTTCTGGAGCGAACTGGTCAACTCGCTCATCGTCTCCTTGGGAACCATGGTGGGAGTCGTGGCCCTGGCGCTCATGGTAAGCTTTGTCATCGCACGGTACCGTTTCAGGCTCAATAAGGCCTTGTATTCACTGTTTGCTGCGGGAATGATGTTTCCGATCACGGTGGCCATCACGCCGTTGTACCTCTTGCTGCGCAATCTGCACCTGATCAATAGCCACCTCGGCATTGTTCTGCCTCAGATTGCCTTCGGGCTTCCCCAGGCGATCATCATCATGGTTCCTTTTTTGAAATCGATTCCCTTGGAACTTGAGGAGGCCGCCGAACTTGATGGTTGCTCGCGACTGGGATTCTTCTTTAGGATGGTGCTGCCGCTAAGTGGCCCCGGCGTGGCTACCGTGGCCATTCTGACGTTCGTCAGTAGTTGGAATGCGTATATGTTGCCGTTGTTCCTGCTCAATGATTCGAGCAAGTATACGTTGCCGTTGGGCGTTCAGATGTTCAGTTCGCAACATTCCGTGGACACTGCTCAGGTGCTGGCGTTCACGTCGCTTTCCATGATTCCCGCCTTGATCTGCTTCACGATCTTCCAGAAGAAAATCGTCGGCGGCCTTGCCGGCGCGGTCAAGGGCTGA
- a CDS encoding glycoside hydrolase family 43 protein has protein sequence MQISNPVLTGFHADPSMIRVGDTYYIANSTFEWFPGVRLHESKDLVHWNTLPSPLSRVSQLDMKGNPSSGGIWAPDLSYADGRFWLIYTDVKVVNGAFKDCVNYLVTADDIRGPWSDPIRINGVGFDSSLFHDDDGRKYLVQQTWDFREYHHSFNGITLTEFDVDAMRLKPETARTIWDGTAVKVVEGPHLYRKDGWYYLFAAEGGTQYEHQESVARSRTLDDHSFEAMPDGPFIGNYDTPDFYLQKQGHGALVDTPSGEWYYASLCGRPWRHATEPSHGVRGWCTLGRETSIQKVEWDEDGWPRVVGGRAGQRYVDAPKDAIETAAPLSRDEHDEFESDMLGVNWNTVRVPFTEAMGRVGGGKLTLRGQGSLCNAFEQSMVARRWQAFDFDAETKVRFDPNNYMQMAGLTNYYDDLCWSWAFVTWDEGRGTRVIEVAQNDFNQYTSFLKDNAIEVPRDAEAVWLRTKVRTEYYSYEYSFDGEHFTEIPVRLDAKILSDDYVVQRYGGFFTGAFVGLACVDLSGYGLTAEFDYFDYKELPDCE, from the coding sequence ATGCAGATTTCCAACCCCGTACTCACCGGCTTCCACGCCGATCCGTCGATGATCCGAGTCGGCGACACCTACTACATTGCCAATTCCACCTTCGAATGGTTTCCTGGCGTGCGCCTGCACGAATCCAAGGATCTGGTGCATTGGAACACATTGCCCAGCCCGTTGAGCCGCGTCAGTCAGCTTGACATGAAGGGCAATCCATCATCCGGTGGGATCTGGGCTCCCGACCTGAGCTATGCGGATGGCAGATTCTGGCTCATCTACACCGACGTGAAGGTGGTCAACGGCGCATTCAAGGACTGCGTCAACTACCTGGTCACCGCCGACGACATCCGTGGGCCGTGGAGCGATCCGATCCGCATCAACGGCGTCGGCTTCGATTCCAGCCTGTTCCACGACGATGACGGGCGCAAGTACCTTGTGCAGCAGACTTGGGATTTCCGCGAATATCATCATTCGTTCAACGGCATCACGCTTACCGAATTCGATGTGGATGCCATGCGGCTCAAGCCGGAAACGGCACGAACGATCTGGGACGGTACCGCGGTGAAGGTGGTGGAAGGCCCGCACCTGTACAGGAAGGACGGTTGGTATTACCTGTTTGCGGCCGAAGGCGGCACCCAATATGAGCATCAGGAATCCGTGGCCCGCTCGCGTACGCTCGACGACCATTCCTTCGAGGCCATGCCTGACGGTCCGTTCATCGGTAACTACGACACTCCTGACTTCTACCTGCAAAAGCAGGGACATGGTGCGCTCGTGGACACGCCATCAGGGGAGTGGTATTACGCGTCCCTATGTGGTCGCCCGTGGCGTCATGCCACCGAACCGTCGCATGGCGTGCGCGGCTGGTGCACGCTTGGGCGCGAAACCTCCATTCAAAAGGTGGAGTGGGATGAGGATGGCTGGCCTCGCGTGGTCGGAGGCCGTGCAGGTCAACGGTATGTGGACGCTCCAAAGGATGCCATTGAAACCGCGGCTCCACTAAGTCGCGACGAACATGACGAATTCGAATCCGACATGCTTGGCGTGAACTGGAACACCGTACGTGTGCCGTTCACCGAAGCCATGGGCAGGGTCGGCGGCGGCAAACTGACGTTGCGAGGACAGGGATCCCTGTGCAATGCATTCGAACAGTCGATGGTGGCCCGCCGCTGGCAGGCGTTCGACTTCGATGCCGAGACGAAGGTGCGTTTCGACCCGAACAACTACATGCAGATGGCCGGACTGACGAACTATTACGACGACCTGTGCTGGTCATGGGCGTTCGTGACCTGGGATGAGGGACGCGGAACGCGCGTCATCGAAGTGGCGCAGAACGACTTCAACCAGTACACCTCGTTCCTCAAAGACAACGCCATCGAAGTACCTCGGGATGCCGAAGCCGTATGGCTGCGCACCAAGGTACGGACGGAATACTATTCCTACGAATACTCCTTCGACGGCGAGCATTTCACTGAGATTCCGGTGCGACTGGACGCTAAGATCCTCTCTGATGATTACGTCGTGCAGCGATATGGCGGCTTCTTCACCGGAGCATTCGTCGGCCTTGCCTGCGTGGACCTGTCCGGTTACGGCTTGACGGCCGAATTCGACTACTTCGACTACAAGGAACTTCCTGACTGCGAATAG
- a CDS encoding sugar O-acetyltransferase, giving the protein MARDAEALINSDEELSRLFGGRPTQYRKSKSLPKYTGEAARVCARINRIFFDDPGEAYRLFHELIPEAGEGVEFTPPFTVDYGIGLRIGRDTFINKDFMICGGGYVTIGENCLIGPRCTIATPNHAKDAATRLAGWECASPVTIGSNVWFGANVTVTPGVTIGSNSIIGAGSVVTHDIPENSIAVGNPARVIREIPDHDPAFREVEGII; this is encoded by the coding sequence ATGGCACGGGATGCGGAAGCGCTGATCAACTCTGACGAGGAACTGTCCAGACTGTTCGGCGGCAGGCCGACGCAGTACCGCAAGTCGAAGTCCTTGCCGAAATACACCGGTGAGGCGGCGCGTGTCTGTGCAAGGATCAATCGGATCTTCTTCGATGATCCGGGTGAGGCATACCGCCTGTTCCACGAACTCATTCCGGAGGCGGGCGAAGGCGTGGAATTCACGCCGCCGTTCACGGTCGATTACGGCATCGGGCTCAGGATTGGCCGCGACACGTTCATCAACAAGGATTTCATGATTTGCGGCGGTGGCTATGTGACCATTGGCGAGAACTGCCTGATTGGTCCGCGCTGCACCATCGCCACCCCAAACCACGCCAAGGATGCCGCCACCCGCCTGGCCGGTTGGGAGTGCGCCTCGCCAGTCACCATCGGCAGCAACGTGTGGTTCGGCGCAAACGTGACCGTGACGCCGGGCGTGACCATCGGCTCGAACTCCATCATCGGCGCCGGTTCCGTGGTGACGCATGACATTCCCGAAAATTCCATAGCCGTGGGTAATCCGGCCCGCGTGATCCGTGAGATTCCCGATCATGATCCCGCCTTCCGTGAGGTCGAAGGCATCATCTGA
- a CDS encoding substrate-binding domain-containing protein — translation MNKWTKAIAAVAATAMLIPLTACGSSRSSNSGSSSSKDASDVNIGISMPEQMLERWKIDGSNLKKQLEGYGYKVTLQYADGKTDLQTSQIQNMANNGMDYVVVASIDGTSTGAACEQAQSNGAKIIAYDRLIMNTDAVDYYATFSLEEVGKMQGEYIEKALGLKDGKKGPFNVELMAGSPTDNNAGYYFKGAWSVLGKYYKSGVLQAKSGKVPADETEWQSIGIDNWDRQKAQNEMENRINSFYNDGTKLDAVLAQNDAEALGTVNAVEGAGWDYYPVITGQDAEKANVQAIVKGKQSETVYKDTRELAKATAQMIKDLVDGKEPEAKDTFNNGTKDVPTQLLTPVSVDKTNLKEVLVDGGYISAKDAGLE, via the coding sequence ATGAACAAGTGGACCAAGGCCATCGCTGCCGTTGCCGCAACCGCAATGCTCATCCCTCTGACTGCCTGTGGAAGTTCCCGCAGCAGCAACTCCGGCTCCAGCTCATCCAAAGACGCTTCCGATGTGAACATCGGCATTTCCATGCCGGAGCAGATGCTCGAGCGTTGGAAGATCGACGGTTCCAACCTGAAGAAGCAGCTTGAAGGCTACGGCTACAAGGTCACCCTGCAGTATGCGGATGGCAAGACCGATCTGCAGACCTCCCAGATTCAGAACATGGCCAACAACGGCATGGATTACGTGGTCGTCGCATCCATCGATGGCACCTCCACCGGCGCGGCCTGCGAGCAGGCCCAGTCCAACGGCGCGAAGATCATCGCCTACGATCGCCTGATCATGAATACCGACGCCGTCGACTACTACGCCACCTTCTCGCTTGAGGAAGTCGGCAAGATGCAGGGCGAATACATCGAAAAGGCCCTCGGCCTCAAGGACGGCAAGAAGGGGCCGTTCAACGTCGAGCTCATGGCCGGTTCCCCGACCGACAACAACGCGGGTTACTACTTCAAGGGCGCATGGTCCGTGCTCGGCAAGTACTACAAGTCCGGCGTGCTGCAGGCCAAGTCCGGCAAGGTTCCTGCCGACGAGACCGAATGGCAGTCCATCGGCATCGACAACTGGGATCGTCAGAAGGCCCAGAACGAAATGGAGAACCGCATCAACTCCTTCTACAACGACGGCACCAAGCTTGACGCGGTCCTCGCCCAGAACGACGCCGAGGCCCTCGGTACCGTGAACGCCGTCGAGGGCGCAGGCTGGGACTACTACCCGGTCATCACCGGTCAGGACGCCGAGAAGGCCAACGTTCAGGCCATCGTCAAGGGCAAGCAGTCCGAAACCGTGTACAAGGACACCCGCGAGCTGGCCAAGGCCACCGCGCAGATGATCAAGGACCTGGTCGACGGCAAGGAGCCGGAAGCCAAGGACACCTTCAACAACGGCACCAAGGATGTGCCGACCCAGCTGCTGACCCCGGTCTCCGTCGACAAGACCAACCTGAAGGAGGTTCTCGTGGACGGCGGTTACATCTCCGCCAAGGATGCGGGACTCGAGTAG
- a CDS encoding sugar ABC transporter ATP-binding protein: MNHIVKRFGPVTALKDVNITVKRGQIFSICGENGAGKSTLMNVLSGVYPYGTYEGDIVYDGETCKFKTIRDSESKGIVIIHQELALVPYMSIQENIFLGNQIKKGIAIDTDAQRKEALRVMNLVGLNENPDTLIANIGVGKQQLVEIAKALTKDVRLLILDEPTAALNDEDSFKLLDLIDQLRKEHGITAIIISHKLNEIAASADAVQVIRDGQTISHIDIDAEHPLDQDALIRDMVGRPLTNRYPDHQSHIGAEMFRIENWRCHHPLDENRLVSKDVCMNVRKGEIVGVAGLVGAGRTETMMSMFGHQYGTHATGTLYLEGKEVHFPSVRSAIDNGVAYATEDRKVYGLNLMDTIRGNTSLASLKALSRFGVIDETQEKKVAEKYRTEFRTKAPTIEMPSGNLSGGNQQKVVLAKWVATNPKVLILDEPTRGIDVGAKYDIYEIIDQLADAGSAVIVVSSELPELLGICDRIYTMCNGTITANVDAKSTNQEELMRYMTAEVPIDPSKVYA; this comes from the coding sequence ATGAATCATATCGTCAAGCGTTTCGGCCCGGTCACTGCGCTCAAGGATGTGAATATCACCGTGAAACGTGGCCAGATATTCTCCATCTGCGGCGAAAACGGCGCCGGCAAATCGACGTTGATGAACGTGCTGTCGGGCGTGTATCCGTACGGCACCTATGAAGGCGATATCGTCTACGACGGCGAGACCTGCAAATTCAAGACCATTCGCGATTCCGAAAGCAAGGGTATCGTGATTATCCATCAGGAACTTGCCCTGGTGCCGTATATGTCGATCCAAGAGAACATCTTCCTGGGCAATCAGATCAAGAAGGGCATCGCCATCGACACCGACGCCCAGCGCAAGGAAGCCCTGCGCGTGATGAATCTGGTGGGACTCAACGAAAACCCGGACACCCTGATCGCCAACATCGGCGTCGGCAAGCAACAGCTCGTCGAAATCGCCAAGGCCTTGACCAAGGATGTGCGGCTGCTCATTCTCGACGAGCCGACCGCGGCCCTGAATGATGAGGATTCCTTCAAACTGCTCGACCTGATCGATCAGTTGCGCAAGGAACACGGCATCACCGCCATCATCATCTCGCACAAGCTCAATGAGATCGCGGCCTCCGCCGATGCGGTGCAGGTCATTCGAGATGGCCAGACCATCAGCCATATCGACATCGACGCCGAACATCCACTCGACCAGGATGCGTTGATCCGCGACATGGTCGGCCGTCCGCTAACCAACCGCTATCCGGACCACCAGTCGCATATCGGCGCCGAGATGTTCCGCATCGAGAACTGGAGGTGCCACCATCCGCTCGACGAGAACCGTCTCGTGTCCAAGGACGTGTGCATGAACGTACGCAAGGGCGAGATCGTGGGCGTCGCGGGCCTTGTCGGTGCCGGGCGCACCGAAACCATGATGAGCATGTTCGGCCACCAGTACGGAACCCACGCCACCGGCACACTGTATCTGGAAGGCAAGGAAGTGCACTTCCCGTCCGTGCGCAGCGCCATCGACAACGGTGTGGCGTACGCCACCGAGGACCGCAAGGTCTACGGCCTGAACCTTATGGATACCATCCGCGGCAACACTTCGCTGGCCAGCCTCAAGGCACTGAGCAGGTTCGGGGTGATCGATGAGACCCAGGAGAAGAAGGTCGCCGAAAAGTACCGCACCGAATTCCGCACCAAGGCGCCGACCATCGAAATGCCCTCGGGTAACCTCTCCGGAGGCAACCAGCAGAAGGTCGTGCTTGCGAAGTGGGTGGCCACCAATCCCAAGGTGCTGATTCTCGACGAACCGACGCGAGGCATCGACGTCGGCGCGAAATACGACATCTACGAGATCATCGACCAGCTTGCCGACGCGGGTTCGGCCGTGATCGTGGTCAGTTCGGAACTGCCGGAACTGCTCGGCATCTGCGACCGCATCTACACGATGTGCAACGGTACGATCACCGCCAATGTGGATGCCAAGAGCACCAATCAGGAGGAGCTGATGCGCTACATGACCGCCGAGGTTCCGATCGATCCGAGCAAGGTATACGCCTGA
- the mmsB gene encoding multiple monosaccharide ABC transporter permease — protein MSAANSAAVKKGDDKVETQSLKELLLGNARSYGIFFALVVVIIVFQILTGGRLLNPNNVVALFQQNAYVLIAAIGMLMVIIATHIDLSVGSVVAFIGGVGALAMKNWGLNWFLAIVLMIVIGLAIGAWHGFWVAYVGVPGFVTTLGGMLIFRGLATVVAGESIPVSDPTFRAISKDYLPNVLGFWGDFSSNAIIVGVVAIVLVIWMQLHKRNNAIKNGLPVQPMSFVVLKLVIAVAAIAYVTYLLACSGNATQGGIPIVMLIIGVLIGVYWFALNRTVYGRNVYAVGGNRKAAILSGIDTKATDFKIFLNMGFLTSIAAVITLSRLASATAQTGMEFEMDAIAACFIGGTAVTGGIGTIPGAMVGALIMGVLNQGLSIMGVDAAWVKTIKGLVVIAAVAYDLVSKRKKG, from the coding sequence ATGTCAGCTGCAAATTCCGCCGCCGTCAAGAAGGGCGACGACAAGGTAGAAACCCAGTCCCTCAAGGAGCTGCTGCTCGGTAACGCTCGCTCCTACGGCATCTTCTTCGCGCTGGTTGTGGTGATCATCGTATTCCAGATCCTCACCGGCGGCCGCCTGCTCAATCCGAACAACGTGGTCGCGCTGTTCCAGCAGAACGCCTACGTGCTCATCGCCGCGATAGGTATGCTGATGGTCATCATCGCCACCCACATCGATCTGTCCGTCGGCTCGGTGGTCGCCTTCATCGGCGGCGTCGGCGCACTGGCCATGAAGAATTGGGGTCTGAACTGGTTCCTCGCCATCGTGCTGATGATCGTCATCGGTCTGGCCATCGGCGCATGGCACGGCTTCTGGGTCGCCTACGTCGGCGTTCCGGGCTTCGTCACCACCTTGGGCGGCATGCTGATCTTCCGTGGCCTCGCCACCGTCGTCGCCGGCGAATCCATTCCGGTCTCCGATCCGACCTTCCGCGCCATCTCCAAGGATTACCTGCCGAACGTCCTCGGATTCTGGGGAGACTTCTCCAGCAACGCAATCATCGTGGGAGTCGTCGCCATCGTGCTCGTCATCTGGATGCAGTTGCACAAGCGCAACAATGCCATCAAGAACGGCCTTCCGGTCCAGCCGATGAGCTTCGTGGTTCTCAAGCTGGTCATCGCCGTCGCGGCAATCGCCTACGTGACCTACCTGCTGGCCTGCTCCGGCAACGCCACCCAAGGCGGCATCCCGATCGTGATGCTCATCATCGGCGTGCTCATCGGCGTGTACTGGTTCGCACTGAACCGCACCGTCTACGGCCGTAACGTCTACGCCGTCGGCGGCAACCGCAAGGCGGCCATCCTTTCCGGCATCGACACCAAGGCGACCGATTTCAAGATCTTCCTGAACATGGGCTTCCTGACCTCCATCGCAGCCGTCATCACCCTGTCCCGACTGGCATCCGCAACCGCGCAGACCGGTATGGAGTTTGAGATGGACGCCATCGCGGCCTGCTTCATCGGCGGCACTGCGGTCACCGGCGGCATCGGCACCATCCCGGGCGCCATGGTCGGCGCTCTGATCATGGGCGTGCTGAACCAGGGCCTGTCCATCATGGGCGTTGACGCAGCCTGGGTCAAGACCATCAAGGGCCTGGTCGTGATCGCGGCTGTGGCCTACGATCTGGTCAGCAAACGCAAGAAGGGCTGA